In Halococcus salsus, one DNA window encodes the following:
- a CDS encoding AbrB/MazE/SpoVT family DNA-binding domain-containing protein, translating to MSESTRVTEKGQATIPKHLREKYDLEPGDEVVWVDSDEGIVVKKRTRTGGRGMLVPDDTSEGKREEIAEELERRVRKRRDHNYEEA from the coding sequence ATGAGCGAATCCACACGTGTCACGGAGAAGGGACAAGCAACGATCCCGAAGCACCTTCGCGAAAAATACGACTTAGAGCCCGGCGATGAGGTCGTCTGGGTAGATTCAGATGAGGGTATCGTCGTGAAGAAGCGTACCCGCACCGGTGGGCGTGGGATGCTTGTGCCCGACGATACCTCTGAAGGGAAGCGTGAGGAGATCGCCGAAGAGCTGGAGCGCCGCGTCCGCAAGCGCCGAGACCATAACTACGAGGAAGCCTGA
- a CDS encoding xanthine dehydrogenase family protein molybdopterin-binding subunit → MNPADGSSAGSDPPRREDRGLLTGAATFTADSSAPRLAHLAFVRSRYGHARIGSIETAAAARREGVHAVFTWTDVAASDTPGVLPLASEQLDVDVPGHPVLARDRVRYQGQPVAAVVGETPALAADAAAAVAVEYDRLDAVVDPVDATADDAPTVFEGAPDNVAVSGTLGDREATDRAFAEADRTVALDLENNRLIPNAMEPRAALASYEAAEGRFRVEMTSQSPHGHRGDLATTLGVPERTIRVVAPRVGGGFGHKGHHYPGEAVAAWCARELDRPVKWTATRSENYAAGAHGRDHRTHAELALDENGSIRGLRVETHANVGGYGLGGAPVLPTGYGRLLSGQYRIPAIHCRTHSVFTNTAPVHSYRGAGRPEAVYVVERLVDVAARELDVDPVALRRENQLPPDAFPYETPVGATYDSGDYGTALEEVLTEVGYDDRRERETKPRADGRYVGVGVACYVESTGLGFESGVVRVHPDGGVTVYAGTHSHGQGHRTTYAQIVAAELGVPYDDIEVVEGDTERVPAGTGTFGSRSTIVGGNAVAESARAVTAKARRIAADRLEANADDVAFEDGEFHVAGAPDRNLSFATVAEAAYGHGLGETEPGLDETTFYRLDETAYTFGTHAAVVAVDPTTGEVSIERYVAVDDCGPRVNPTIVEGQVHGGVAQGIAQALSEHALYDENGSLLTGSLQDYAVPKAVDLPSIETGSTVTPSPTNRLGVKGIGEAGTIAAPPAVVNAVCDALSPFGVRHLDMPLDAESVWRAVEDASPPA, encoded by the coding sequence ATGAACCCAGCCGACGGCTCGTCCGCCGGAAGCGACCCGCCCCGCCGGGAGGACCGCGGGCTCCTCACGGGTGCGGCCACGTTCACGGCCGATTCGAGCGCGCCCCGGCTGGCCCATCTCGCGTTCGTCCGGAGCCGGTACGGCCACGCCCGTATCGGGAGCATCGAGACGGCTGCCGCGGCTCGACGGGAGGGGGTGCACGCGGTGTTCACCTGGACGGACGTGGCGGCTTCGGACACACCGGGGGTCCTCCCGCTGGCGAGCGAGCAGCTCGACGTCGACGTTCCCGGCCACCCCGTGCTCGCCCGCGACCGGGTCCGGTATCAGGGCCAGCCCGTCGCGGCGGTCGTCGGCGAAACGCCCGCGCTCGCGGCCGATGCCGCGGCGGCGGTCGCCGTCGAGTACGACCGACTCGACGCCGTCGTGGACCCGGTCGACGCCACGGCGGACGACGCACCGACGGTCTTCGAGGGTGCCCCGGACAACGTCGCCGTCAGCGGGACGCTGGGCGACCGCGAGGCGACCGACCGCGCGTTCGCCGAGGCGGACCGGACGGTGGCCCTCGACCTCGAGAACAACCGCCTGATCCCGAACGCGATGGAGCCACGGGCCGCGCTCGCGAGCTACGAGGCCGCCGAGGGCCGATTCCGAGTCGAGATGACCAGCCAGTCGCCCCACGGCCACCGGGGCGACCTCGCGACCACCCTCGGGGTCCCCGAACGCACGATCCGCGTCGTCGCGCCCCGCGTCGGTGGCGGGTTCGGCCACAAGGGCCACCACTACCCCGGGGAGGCCGTCGCGGCGTGGTGTGCCCGCGAACTCGACCGACCCGTGAAGTGGACCGCGACGCGGAGCGAGAACTACGCCGCCGGCGCGCACGGCCGCGACCACCGAACCCACGCCGAGCTCGCGCTCGACGAGAACGGTTCGATCCGGGGGCTCCGCGTCGAGACGCACGCCAACGTCGGCGGCTACGGCCTCGGCGGCGCGCCCGTCCTCCCGACGGGCTACGGTCGGTTGCTGTCGGGCCAGTACCGGATCCCGGCGATCCACTGCCGAACCCACAGCGTCTTCACGAACACCGCGCCGGTGCACAGCTACCGGGGTGCCGGACGGCCGGAGGCGGTCTACGTCGTCGAACGGCTGGTCGACGTCGCCGCCCGCGAACTCGACGTCGACCCGGTCGCGCTTCGCCGCGAGAACCAGCTCCCGCCCGACGCGTTTCCCTACGAGACCCCGGTGGGGGCGACCTACGACAGCGGCGACTACGGGACCGCGCTCGAAGAGGTGCTGACGGAGGTCGGCTACGACGACCGCCGTGAACGGGAGACGAAACCCCGTGCCGACGGTCGGTACGTCGGGGTCGGGGTCGCGTGTTACGTCGAGTCCACGGGTCTCGGTTTCGAGAGCGGCGTCGTTCGCGTCCACCCGGACGGCGGCGTCACCGTCTACGCGGGGACCCACTCGCACGGACAGGGCCACCGGACGACCTACGCACAGATCGTGGCCGCGGAGCTCGGGGTGCCCTACGACGACATCGAGGTGGTCGAGGGCGACACGGAACGGGTGCCAGCGGGGACCGGGACCTTCGGCTCCCGAAGCACCATCGTGGGCGGGAACGCGGTCGCCGAGAGCGCGCGGGCGGTCACGGCGAAGGCGCGGCGGATCGCCGCCGACCGGCTCGAAGCCAACGCCGACGACGTCGCGTTCGAGGACGGCGAGTTTCACGTCGCGGGGGCTCCGGACCGGAACCTCTCGTTCGCGACGGTCGCGGAGGCCGCCTACGGCCACGGACTCGGCGAAACCGAACCCGGACTCGACGAAACGACGTTCTACCGGCTCGACGAGACGGCCTACACCTTCGGAACCCACGCCGCGGTCGTCGCGGTCGATCCAACCACAGGCGAGGTCTCGATCGAGCGCTACGTCGCGGTCGACGACTGCGGTCCGCGCGTCAACCCCACCATCGTCGAGGGGCAGGTCCACGGCGGCGTCGCACAGGGCATCGCTCAGGCACTCTCCGAACACGCGCTCTACGACGAGAACGGCTCGTTGCTGACGGGCTCGCTCCAGGATTACGCCGTCCCGAAGGCCGTCGACCTGCCCTCCATCGAGACGGGTTCGACGGTGACTCCGAGCCCGACGAACCGACTCGGGGTGAAGGGGATCGGCGAGGCCGGCACCATCGCCGCACCGCCGGCGGTCGTGAACGCCGTCTGTGATGCCCTCTCGCCGTTCGGGGTCCGACACCTCGACATGCCGCTCGACGCCGAGTCGGTCTGGCGAGCGGTCGAGGACGCGTCCCCACCGGCGTGA
- the dpsA gene encoding DNA starvation/stationary phase protection protein DpsA, which yields MASAPHLRSPDPVHLRQEWGTVTDNALGIEREAAEQVVEALNRDVSGLYLLFNQVRKHKWCVEGPEFELLKAFLADAADRLSTITDEVAVRVHALGGVPVCGPMGIRQYAPMDIEAAHRYDVRSSLARDLDGYATLVVGMREHIELAERLGDTGTGEILRRHLPTLEDDGDTLAKCLAGDTLVRSDVLASRR from the coding sequence GTGGCGAGCGCGCCCCACCTCCGCAGCCCCGACCCGGTCCATCTCCGTCAGGAGTGGGGGACGGTCACCGACAACGCCCTCGGGATCGAACGGGAAGCGGCCGAACAGGTGGTCGAGGCCCTCAATCGTGACGTCTCGGGACTCTACCTCCTGTTCAACCAGGTCCGCAAACACAAGTGGTGCGTCGAGGGGCCCGAGTTCGAACTCCTGAAGGCGTTCCTCGCGGACGCCGCCGACCGGCTCTCGACGATCACCGACGAGGTCGCGGTCCGGGTTCACGCGCTCGGCGGCGTTCCCGTCTGTGGGCCGATGGGTATCCGCCAGTACGCGCCGATGGACATCGAGGCCGCCCACCGGTACGACGTCCGATCGTCGCTCGCCCGCGACCTCGACGGCTACGCGACGCTCGTCGTGGGGATGCGAGAGCACATCGAGCTGGCCGAGCGGCTGGGCGATACGGGAACGGGCGAGATCCTCCGGCGACACCTCCCGACCCTGGAGGACGACGGTGACACGCTCGCGAAGTGCCTCGCCGGCGACACGCTCGTTCGGAGCGACGTGCTGGCCTCTCGACGGTAG
- the dpsA gene encoding DNA starvation/stationary phase protection protein DpsA, translating to MATRYGRLVREPETGERLQEWETLEPNELRIPGDVAEKLVEALGVDFAGSFNLFYLLRKHHWTVEGAEHEEVSEFLEAAYKRARDINDDLAERIVELGGIPPNTPPTIQARAGVHLEAENLYDVRTSLEGDLDGYAVLVVSLREHIGLAEELGDPDTAERLREHLEVLEDDAQTVEEFLEDDTLVRAEEVR from the coding sequence ATGGCAACGAGATACGGTCGACTGGTCCGCGAGCCCGAGACCGGCGAGCGGCTTCAGGAATGGGAGACGCTCGAACCGAACGAACTCCGCATCCCCGGCGACGTCGCCGAGAAGCTGGTCGAGGCGCTCGGGGTCGACTTCGCCGGGTCGTTCAACCTGTTCTACCTGCTGAGAAAACACCACTGGACCGTCGAGGGTGCCGAACACGAGGAGGTGAGCGAGTTCCTCGAAGCCGCCTACAAACGCGCCCGCGACATCAACGACGACCTTGCCGAACGGATCGTCGAACTCGGCGGCATCCCGCCGAACACGCCGCCGACGATCCAGGCGCGCGCCGGGGTCCACCTCGAAGCCGAGAACCTCTACGACGTGCGCACCTCGCTCGAAGGGGACCTCGACGGCTACGCGGTGCTGGTCGTGAGCCTCCGCGAACACATCGGGCTGGCGGAGGAGCTCGGCGACCCCGACACGGCGGAGCGCCTCCGCGAACACCTCGAAGTCCTCGAGGACGACGCCCAGACCGTCGAGGAGTTCCTCGAGGACGACACCCTCGTCCGCGCCGAGGAGGTGCGCTGA
- a CDS encoding aldo/keto reductase, which translates to MDPITIADTEVPALGFGTAGMDTDEERYDAISAALDAGYRHIDTAQMYDSESAVGAAIADSGIDREELFVTTKLDGGNRDHESVVDSTYESLTRLDTDYVDLLLIHMPDQEPSHEETLDAMNELVAEDVVKHIGVSNFSVEETKNAIEHSSAPILTNQVEYNLAERQDDLLSFCLDEEVMLTAYSPIKLGDRLEDDVVQGIADTHGKTPRQVAIRWLLQQPSVSTIPRSSNPEHVRENYDVFDFELTDEEMRRLFATEGDLDDALASKLGL; encoded by the coding sequence GTGGACCCCATCACGATCGCGGACACCGAGGTCCCGGCGCTCGGGTTCGGGACGGCAGGCATGGACACCGACGAGGAACGATACGACGCCATCTCGGCCGCGCTCGACGCCGGCTATCGCCATATCGATACGGCACAGATGTACGACAGCGAGTCCGCGGTCGGGGCGGCGATCGCCGACTCGGGGATCGACCGCGAGGAGCTGTTCGTCACCACGAAGTTGGACGGCGGCAACCGCGACCACGAGTCGGTCGTCGACTCGACATACGAGAGCCTCACCCGGCTCGACACCGACTACGTCGACCTCCTGTTGATCCACATGCCCGACCAGGAGCCCTCACACGAGGAGACTCTCGACGCGATGAACGAACTCGTCGCCGAGGACGTCGTGAAACACATCGGCGTGTCGAACTTCTCCGTCGAGGAGACGAAGAACGCGATCGAACACTCCTCGGCACCGATCCTCACCAACCAGGTCGAGTACAACCTCGCCGAGCGCCAGGACGACCTCCTCTCGTTCTGTCTCGACGAGGAGGTCATGCTCACCGCCTACAGCCCGATCAAGCTCGGGGACCGACTCGAAGACGACGTCGTCCAGGGGATCGCCGATACACACGGGAAGACACCCCGACAGGTCGCGATCCGCTGGCTGCTCCAGCAGCCCTCCGTGTCGACGATCCCGCGGTCGTCGAACCCGGAACACGTCCGCGAGAATTACGACGTCTTCGACTTCGAACTCACCGACGAGGAGATGCGGCGGCTGTTCGCCACGGAGGGCGACCTCGACGACGCGCTCGCTTCGAAGCTCGGTCTCTGA
- a CDS encoding aldo/keto reductase, whose protein sequence is METRPLGDIGHDSSVLTFGTIALDFLDQDDADRMVEDVLDAGVNHFDVAPTYGDAELKLAPKLAEHRDEVFLGCKTQERTYYGAWGELQRSLDRLGTDSIDLYQFHAVTRYDELDTITGDYHPEMSQGEHDPGALQAFVDAKEAGLIDHIGLTSHGDPSLIRTAIKRIPELESVMFPFNYTLDSKAGPEYDYRSVLDLAHERGLGTLCIKGFAKQPWPEDLPEDDRPYATWYEPYDEKEDLVDCLRYALSQGMTSIPSAGDPQLVPAILDAATAYEPLSGDEEARLLEAGRTNESPVPDP, encoded by the coding sequence ATGGAGACCCGCCCGCTCGGCGACATCGGCCACGACAGTTCGGTCCTCACCTTCGGTACCATCGCGTTGGACTTCCTCGATCAGGACGACGCCGACCGGATGGTCGAGGACGTTCTCGACGCGGGCGTCAACCACTTCGACGTCGCGCCGACCTACGGCGACGCCGAGCTCAAACTGGCCCCGAAGCTCGCCGAGCACCGCGATGAGGTCTTCCTCGGTTGCAAGACTCAGGAGCGAACCTACTACGGCGCGTGGGGTGAACTCCAGCGGTCCCTCGACCGGCTCGGCACCGACTCGATCGACCTCTATCAGTTCCACGCGGTGACTCGGTACGACGAACTCGACACCATCACGGGCGACTACCACCCCGAGATGTCCCAGGGCGAGCACGACCCGGGCGCGCTGCAGGCGTTCGTGGACGCAAAGGAGGCGGGGTTGATCGACCACATCGGGCTGACGAGCCACGGCGACCCGAGCCTCATCCGCACGGCGATCAAGCGGATCCCCGAACTCGAATCGGTGATGTTCCCGTTCAACTACACCCTCGATTCGAAGGCCGGCCCCGAGTACGACTACCGCTCGGTGCTCGACCTCGCCCACGAGCGCGGCCTCGGGACCCTCTGTATCAAGGGATTCGCGAAACAGCCGTGGCCGGAGGACCTCCCCGAAGACGACCGCCCCTACGCCACGTGGTACGAACCCTACGACGAGAAAGAGGACCTCGTCGACTGTCTGCGATACGCCCTCTCGCAGGGAATGACCAGCATCCCGAGCGCGGGCGACCCCCAGCTCGTCCCGGCGATCCTCGATGCGGCGACCGCGTACGAACCGCTCAGCGGGGACGAAGAGGCGCGACTGCTGGAGGCGGGCCGAACCAACGAATCCCCGGTTCCCGACCCGTAA
- a CDS encoding zinc-dependent alcohol dehydrogenase family protein has protein sequence MDAYEVRETDPDYDGVTRTERDRPTPADDEVLIRLRAASLNYRDLAIANSELEYPGASLPVVPLSDGAGDVVEVGTAVERLAEGDRVATPFAPNWVDGPGTAEKLATSTGGNVDGALAQYATFPAESVPRLPDHFSYEEGATLSCAGLTAWRALVEDGGLSADETVLALGTGGVSTFALQFAEMHGARSVVTSSSDEKLDRARELGAWETINYEETPDWHETVMERTDGEGVDHVVEVGGQGTLERSLGAVGINGHVHLIGVLTGQQGEIDPSPVLGKAVTLEGVFGVGSRAMFDRMNRALETTGTTPVVDRVFEFDAARDAYRYLESGDHQGKVVVDIE, from the coding sequence ATGGACGCCTACGAAGTCCGCGAGACCGACCCCGACTACGACGGGGTGACCAGAACGGAGCGCGACCGACCGACGCCGGCGGACGACGAGGTACTGATCCGGCTGCGGGCCGCCTCGCTCAACTACCGCGACCTCGCGATCGCGAACAGCGAGCTCGAATACCCCGGCGCGTCCCTCCCGGTCGTCCCGCTCTCGGACGGGGCCGGGGACGTGGTCGAGGTCGGGACCGCCGTCGAACGCCTCGCCGAGGGCGACCGGGTCGCGACCCCGTTCGCCCCGAACTGGGTCGACGGGCCGGGGACCGCCGAGAAGCTCGCGACGAGCACCGGCGGGAACGTCGACGGCGCGCTCGCGCAGTACGCCACCTTCCCCGCGGAGAGCGTGCCTCGCCTCCCCGATCACTTCTCGTACGAGGAGGGGGCGACCCTCTCCTGCGCGGGGCTCACGGCGTGGCGCGCGCTCGTCGAGGACGGCGGCCTCAGCGCCGACGAGACCGTCCTCGCGCTCGGAACGGGCGGCGTCTCGACGTTCGCGCTCCAGTTCGCCGAGATGCACGGCGCGCGCTCGGTCGTCACCTCCTCCAGCGACGAGAAGCTCGACCGGGCCCGCGAGCTGGGTGCCTGGGAGACCATCAACTACGAGGAGACGCCCGACTGGCACGAGACGGTCATGGAACGCACCGACGGCGAGGGCGTCGACCACGTCGTCGAGGTCGGTGGCCAGGGCACGCTCGAACGCTCGCTCGGGGCGGTGGGTATCAACGGCCACGTCCACCTCATCGGGGTTCTGACGGGTCAACAGGGCGAGATCGACCCGTCGCCGGTCCTCGGGAAGGCCGTCACGCTCGAAGGGGTCTTCGGGGTCGGCAGTCGGGCGATGTTCGACCGGATGAACCGCGCGCTCGAAACGACCGGCACGACGCCCGTCGTCGACCGCGTCTTCGAGTTCGACGCGGCGCGTGACGCCTACCGATATCTGGAGAGCGGCGACCACCAAGGGAAGGTCGTCGTCGACATCGAGTAG
- a CDS encoding ABC transporter permease, which produces MSGLGAEGNERIDPGFRDYLRFFVASLRKTIILLVRYPVNTLSQFGTILLFFVILFYTGRALAPAAMSDSLSGLIVGYLLWTLSLTAYSGLSWAVTREAQWGTLEQLFMSPLGFGAVMVIKTVVNLCESLLWGVVTLAVMLFVTGRTLALDPLTVVPIAALAVAPAVGVGFVFGGLAIRFKRIENAFQLVQFVFIGLIAAPVDQYPLLKWLPLAEGSHLLTRAMADGVSVVAMNPTDLGILLATAVGYLLVGYVVLQYCQRWARREGVMAHY; this is translated from the coding sequence GTGAGCGGCCTCGGTGCCGAGGGCAACGAGCGGATCGACCCCGGCTTTCGGGACTACCTCCGGTTCTTCGTCGCCTCGCTGCGAAAGACGATCATCCTGCTCGTTCGCTACCCGGTGAACACGCTCTCGCAGTTCGGAACGATACTGCTCTTCTTCGTCATCCTCTTTTATACCGGCCGCGCGCTCGCGCCGGCCGCGATGAGCGACTCGCTCTCGGGGCTGATCGTCGGCTATCTACTCTGGACCCTCTCGCTGACGGCGTACTCGGGGCTCTCCTGGGCCGTCACCCGTGAAGCGCAGTGGGGGACGCTCGAACAGCTGTTCATGTCGCCGCTCGGCTTCGGTGCCGTGATGGTGATCAAGACGGTCGTCAACCTGTGTGAGTCGCTGCTCTGGGGGGTGGTGACGCTCGCCGTAATGCTGTTCGTAACCGGGCGGACGCTGGCGCTCGACCCGCTGACCGTGGTCCCTATCGCCGCCCTCGCCGTCGCGCCGGCGGTCGGCGTCGGGTTCGTCTTCGGGGGGCTCGCGATCCGGTTCAAACGGATCGAGAACGCGTTTCAACTCGTCCAGTTCGTCTTCATCGGGCTGATCGCCGCGCCGGTCGACCAGTATCCGTTGCTCAAGTGGCTCCCGCTCGCCGAGGGCAGCCACCTGCTCACACGCGCGATGGCGGACGGGGTTTCGGTCGTCGCGATGAACCCGACCGACCTCGGTATCCTCCTCGCGACGGCGGTCGGCTACCTCCTGGTCGGGTACGTCGTTCTCCAGTACTGCCAGCGATGGGCGCGCCGCGAGGGCGTCATGGCTCACTACTGA
- a CDS encoding ABC transporter ATP-binding protein translates to MQRAEQRGDAAERSRSTRETVLRIDGLEKTYGEGDGAVTAADGVSFDVERGEVVGVLGPNGAGKTTTIKSILGLIVPSAGRIEVCGLDASEHPRAAYGHVSAMLEGARNVYWRLTVRENLSFFAALGGQGGEATRERRERLLEQFGLSGMADEPVNELSRGQKQKVSLACTLARGTDVVFLDEPTLGLDVEASLELRHELRRLADEDDVTVVLSSHDMAVVEELCDRVVILSNGRVIADDTVTDLVDLFETQAYRIETDGPVEDRTRGMLDERFDATGWETRGNRTSFEVTLTDDESLYDVLDVLRETGSRVADIDSQDPDLEDVFLEVTDRAVESTGAER, encoded by the coding sequence ATGCAACGAGCGGAGCAACGGGGGGACGCGGCGGAACGGTCGCGATCGACCCGTGAGACCGTCCTTCGTATCGACGGCCTCGAAAAGACCTACGGTGAGGGCGACGGGGCGGTGACGGCCGCCGACGGCGTCTCCTTCGATGTCGAACGCGGCGAGGTCGTCGGTGTGCTCGGGCCGAACGGCGCGGGCAAGACCACGACCATCAAGTCCATCCTCGGTCTCATCGTCCCCTCGGCGGGTCGGATCGAGGTCTGTGGACTGGACGCGAGCGAACACCCCCGCGCGGCCTACGGTCACGTCAGCGCGATGCTGGAGGGTGCACGGAACGTCTACTGGCGGCTCACCGTTCGCGAGAACCTCTCCTTCTTCGCCGCACTCGGTGGGCAAGGGGGTGAAGCGACGCGGGAGCGCCGGGAGCGCCTGCTCGAACAGTTCGGTCTCTCGGGGATGGCCGACGAGCCCGTCAACGAACTTTCGCGCGGGCAGAAACAGAAGGTCTCGCTCGCCTGTACGCTCGCACGAGGGACGGACGTCGTCTTCCTCGACGAACCGACCCTCGGGCTCGACGTCGAGGCCTCGCTCGAACTCCGCCACGAGCTCCGTCGGCTGGCCGACGAGGACGACGTGACGGTGGTGCTCTCCAGCCACGACATGGCCGTCGTCGAGGAGCTCTGTGACCGCGTCGTCATCCTCTCGAACGGTCGTGTGATCGCCGACGACACCGTGACCGACCTCGTGGACCTCTTCGAGACCCAGGCCTATCGGATCGAGACCGACGGACCGGTCGAGGACCGGACACGCGGGATGCTCGACGAACGCTTCGACGCGACGGGGTGGGAGACTCGCGGCAACCGGACCAGCTTCGAGGTGACGCTGACCGACGACGAGTCGCTCTACGACGTCCTCGACGTGCTTCGGGAGACGGGCAGCAGGGTCGCGGACATCGACAGCCAAGACCCGGATCTCGAAGACGTCTTCCTCGAAGTCACCGACCGTGCCGTCGAGAGCACGGGAGCCGAGCGGTGA
- a CDS encoding MBL fold metallo-hydrolase: protein MDRTTDWYGIASTTAGDYRLTETLNGVPSNAYLLTDGEERLVVDSGFGVGDLRSTCGELAGDTDRLLLTHTHWDHIGAGHRFDRAHVHPTESAEGEVRIDSLSEEFVGRPKRFVEEHLEAGGSLPDAVDPETFDVPPVTGVEPVEAGDVIELGDRRLELVDLAGHSPGQLGVLDRDRGRLYGGDLVHGDRNLYVHFRDCDVREYIESFERTIELREANVFSTLLTGHNPPIADEELSLLDTLRDHLESIVNGERTPETIETAWGEKHRYRIEGTEILTKSSV from the coding sequence ATGGATCGCACGACGGACTGGTACGGAATAGCGTCGACGACGGCGGGCGACTACCGGCTCACCGAGACCCTGAACGGCGTCCCGAGCAACGCGTACCTCCTGACCGACGGCGAGGAGCGGTTGGTCGTCGATTCGGGGTTCGGCGTCGGCGACCTCCGGAGTACGTGCGGCGAACTCGCGGGCGATACCGACCGATTGCTGCTCACCCACACCCATTGGGACCACATCGGGGCCGGACATCGGTTCGACCGGGCGCACGTCCACCCGACCGAGTCCGCCGAGGGCGAGGTTCGGATCGATTCGCTCTCGGAGGAGTTCGTTGGCCGTCCGAAACGGTTCGTCGAGGAACACCTGGAAGCCGGCGGCTCGCTCCCGGACGCGGTCGACCCCGAGACGTTCGACGTGCCGCCGGTCACGGGCGTCGAGCCGGTCGAGGCCGGGGACGTGATCGAGCTCGGGGACCGACGGCTCGAACTCGTCGACCTCGCGGGCCACTCACCGGGCCAGCTCGGCGTCCTCGACCGCGACCGCGGCCGGCTCTACGGCGGCGACCTCGTCCACGGCGACCGAAACCTCTACGTCCACTTTCGGGACTGCGATGTTCGGGAGTACATCGAGAGCTTCGAACGGACCATCGAGCTTCGGGAGGCGAACGTCTTCTCGACGCTACTGACAGGCCACAACCCGCCGATAGCGGACGAGGAGCTCTCGCTCCTCGATACGCTCCGCGACCACCTCGAATCGATCGTCAACGGCGAGCGAACCCCCGAGACCATCGAGACGGCGTGGGGCGAGAAACACCGCTACCGGATCGAGGGGACCGAGATATTGACTAAATCCTCCGTGTAG
- a CDS encoding dicarboxylate/amino acid:cation symporter: MSETGRSVRSLWNRYRSIPVVYRLAVSFVLGVVVAFGVGEPATVLAPVGDLFLRLLQMIVVPVVVFSLLVGVRQLSPTQMGRVGGSVVGLYAVTTTVAGVIGLTVANLLDPGTGLAFTGGEAQSAQVPSLQELVLGIVPENPLNALAEGNLLPIIFFTIVFGIALAIARDTATDESVRRGAETFFSLAEAGMEALFTIVWGVMEFGVVGVFALVAAELAGEDVGAVLALASLVGVVALGVVVHIGVTYLGGIVGGLLGKSPVAFLHGAKNAMVMAFSTRSSSATLPVTMRDAEENLRIDESVYGFSLPFGSTANMDGAAIRQTVTVVFAANVVGQPLDLGTQVSVLLVTVLISIGTAGVPGAGLIMLTVILQQASLPLTVVGFVAAVDPLLGRIATMNNVTGDLAVSALAAKWNRAIDFGSGTWVDGGTSTAADSVADD; this comes from the coding sequence GTGTCTGAAACAGGGCGTTCGGTACGGTCCCTCTGGAATCGATATCGGTCGATACCGGTCGTGTATCGTCTCGCGGTCTCGTTCGTGCTCGGCGTCGTCGTCGCCTTCGGCGTTGGCGAACCGGCGACGGTGCTCGCCCCCGTCGGCGACCTCTTCCTCCGGCTGCTCCAGATGATCGTGGTTCCGGTCGTCGTCTTCAGCCTCCTCGTCGGCGTTCGACAGCTCTCGCCAACGCAGATGGGGCGCGTCGGGGGCAGCGTCGTGGGGCTCTACGCGGTGACGACGACCGTCGCCGGCGTCATCGGGCTCACGGTGGCGAACCTCCTCGATCCGGGGACCGGCCTCGCCTTCACCGGGGGCGAAGCACAGTCGGCGCAGGTCCCGAGCCTTCAGGAACTCGTTCTCGGGATCGTCCCCGAGAACCCCTTGAACGCCCTCGCGGAGGGGAACCTCCTCCCGATCATCTTCTTCACGATCGTCTTCGGGATCGCGCTGGCGATCGCCCGCGACACGGCCACCGACGAGTCGGTGCGCCGTGGGGCCGAGACCTTCTTCTCGCTGGCCGAGGCCGGTATGGAGGCCCTGTTCACCATCGTCTGGGGTGTGATGGAGTTCGGCGTCGTCGGGGTCTTCGCGCTCGTCGCCGCCGAACTCGCTGGAGAGGACGTCGGCGCGGTCCTCGCGCTGGCGTCGCTTGTCGGGGTCGTCGCCCTCGGCGTGGTCGTCCACATCGGGGTCACGTACCTCGGCGGCATCGTCGGTGGGCTCCTCGGGAAGTCACCCGTCGCGTTCCTCCACGGGGCGAAGAACGCCATGGTGATGGCGTTCAGCACCCGGTCGTCGAGCGCGACGCTGCCGGTCACGATGCGCGACGCCGAGGAGAACCTCCGGATCGACGAGAGCGTCTACGGCTTCTCGCTGCCGTTCGGTTCGACCGCCAACATGGACGGGGCGGCGATCCGACAGACCGTGACGGTGGTGTTCGCCGCGAACGTGGTGGGACAGCCGCTCGACCTCGGGACCCAGGTCTCGGTGCTCCTCGTAACGGTCCTGATCAGCATCGGCACCGCCGGGGTTCCCGGCGCGGGGCTGATCATGCTCACCGTGATCCTCCAGCAGGCGAGCCTCCCGCTGACCGTCGTCGGCTTCGTCGCCGCCGTCGACCCACTTCTGGGTCGGATCGCGACGATGAACAACGTGACCGGCGACCTCGCGGTCTCGGCGCTCGCCGCGAAGTGGAACCGGGCGATCGACTTCGGGAGCGGAACCTGGGTCGATGGCGGAACGAGCACGGCGGCGGATTCGGTCGCCGACGACTGA